Part of the SAR202 cluster bacterium genome, TCATCCGCGAGCCTTACACCGCCAACCTGGCGAAGGCGGTGGCGGGGGCCAAGGCAGCGGTGGGACGGTAGGAAAAGACATGGCGCAAGCGCGAATCGGGATAATCGGCGGCAGCGGCCTCTACAAGATGGAGGGGCTGACCGGCATTCAAGAAATAAAAATTGACACGCCCTTCGGCAAGTCCAGCGATTCGATTACGCTTGGGACTCTGGAGGGTGAGCGAGTGGCATTTTTGCCTCGACACGGGCGGGGCCACCGCATCATGCCAACCAACCTGCCGGTAAAGGCCAACATTTACGCGCTGAAGACTCTGGGGGTGGAGCGCATCATATCGGTCAGCGCAGTGGGAAGCCTGCGGGAAGAGCTCAGGCCGTTGGATTTGGTGGTGCCGCACCAGCTGATCGATAGGACGTACCATCGAGATAGCACCTTTTTTGATAAGGACGTGGTGGCGCACATCGCCTTCTCGGACCCTTTCTGTCCAACTATGAGCGAGTTGCTGTACAAGACCGCGTCGGCGACGGGCGCGCGGGCGCATGCCGGCGGCACGATGGTGGTGATGGAGGGCCCGGCTTTTTCGACTCGAGCCGAGTCGAACATGTACCGCCAATGGGGAGCGGATATTATCGGCATGACGGCCCTGCCGGAGGCCAAGCTGGCGCGGGAGGCCGAGATCTGCTATTCGACGCTGGCCTGCGTCACCGACTATGACTGCTGGCGGGAGGCCACGGAGGTGGTGACGGTGGAGATGGTGGTGGCGAATCTTTTGAAAAACGGGTCGGTGTCCCAGCGGGTGCTGAAAGACCTGATTCCGAAGATTCCCAGGGGCCGCAACTGCGGCTGCGGAGAAGCGCTGAAGGACGCCATCATCACCACGCGCGAGCAGATACCGGACGATTTTAAGAAGAATATGGCGCCTATCATTGGAAAGTACGTGAGGTAAAGGGGGAGCTATGCCCAGACAAGAACCCGGCGAACCGTATCTTCGTGTGGACTCTGGGGAGGCCAAGGCCATCCTGGACAAAGAAAAGGGCAAGGCCGCGGTCATCGATGTGAGGAGGCACGACGAGTGGGTCAGCGGCCACGTCCGAGGCGCTGTCCACATTCCTATAGATGATCTGCCCGATCGCATCGACGAACTGCCGAAAAATAAGAAACTGCTGTTTATCTGCGCCGCCGGCGTCCGCAGCGGGCTGGCGTGTGAGATTGCGGCGTCCATGGGGCTGCCGCAGGAGATCCTCTATAACATCGAGGACGGCACGCCCAACTGGATCAACAACAACCTGCCCACTGACTATGGCCAGTAGGAGAAGAGGTTGAGCGTACTAGTCGTCGGTTCCGTGGGGTACGACACTGTCAGCACGCCGGTAGCGTCCGGCAAGGACCTGCTGGGCGGCTCCGCCACCTACTTCTCGCTGTCGGCCAGCCGATTCACCGAGGTGTCGCTGGTGGCGGTGGTCGGCAAGGACTTTCGCGAGGCGCATCTAAAGTTGTTGGGCGACCACAAGGTAGACACATCAGGGCTGGAAGTAGCCGAGGGCAAGACCTTCCGATGGTCGGGCCGCTACCGGCACGAGGACGTGAACTCGCGGGATACGCTGGACACCCAGCTAAACGTCTTCGCAGGGTTCAAGCCGAAGCTAAGGCCGGAACACCGGCGTAAAGACTATCTGTTCCTGGCGAACATTGACCCGGTGTTGCAGATGGAGGTCCTGGGTCAGATGGAGCGACGACCCAAGCTGGTGGGGATGGACACGATGAACTTCTGGATTGAGGGCAAGCGAGATGCCCTGGCTAAAGTCATCGGCTCGGTGGATGTGGTGTTCATGGACGAAGGCGAGGTGCGTTCCTATGCCCGCGAGTCCAATCTGGTGAAAGCGGCGCGGGCTATTATGGGCCAGGGGCCGAAGACTGTAGTGGCGAAGCGCGGGGAGCATGGGGTGCTGCTGGTGACAAAAGATTCCGTTTTCGCCGCGCCTGCGTTTCCCCTCGACACGGTGGTAGACCCCACGGGCGCAGGCGACACTTTCGCCGGCGGGTTCATGGGCTACCTGGCGTCGACGGGCAATTTAAGCCATCGCGGGTTCAGGCGGGCGACGGTGCTGGGGTCGGTCATGGGGTCCTTTGTCGTCGAAAGCCTTAGCGCCGACCGGCTACTGTCCCTGGACTACGACGCGCTGCAGTCGCGCTTTCGGGCCTTCACGGCCCTGACCAGCTTTGAAGAGCTGAAGGCCGGGGAGGGCCTGCCCTGGCGCGGGAGGAACGGACGATTCGAGAAGGGAACCAAATAAGGAGCGGAGAAGTAACTTGGTAAGCAAACTAAAAGGTGATATCAAAGACCCAAAGCTGGCGGCTGGCGGCGTTGACCATATCCAGTGGGCCGGCCAGGACATGCCGGTGTTGAATTTAATTCGAGAGCGGTTCGCCAAAGAGAAGCCGCTGAAGGGCGTGCGGATTGCGGCGTGCTTACACGTCACCAGCGAAACGGCCAACCTGGCGCTGACGCTGAAGGCGGGCGGCGCGCAGTTGGCGCTGTGCGCGAGCAACCCCCTGAGCACTCAGGACGACGTGGCCGCAGCCCTGGTGAAGGAGTACGGCATTCCTACCTTCGCCATCAAGGGCGAGGACGACAAGACCTATTACAGCCACATTCGTGCGGCCCTGGACAACCGTCCGCAGATAACCATGGATGACGGCGCTGACCTGGTGGCCACCATCCACCAGGAGCGGCAGGAGCTAATCGAGGATGTCATCGGCGGGACCGAGGAGACGACGACGGGGGTCATTCGATTGCGGGCCATGGCTAAGGACGGCAAGCTGCGGTATCCCATCGTCGCGGTCAACGAGGCGGACACAAAGCATCTCTTCGACAATCGATACGGCACGGGCCAAAGCACCCTGGACGGCATTACGCGCGCCACCAACGTCCTCTGGGCGGGGCGGAAGGTGGTGGTGATGGGCTATGGTTGGTGCGGCCGGGGCGTCGCCAATCGAGCGCGAGGCATGGGAGCCAGCGTCATCGTGACGGAGGTGGACCCGGTGAAGGCCCTGGAGGCGGTGATGGACGGCTTTACCGTCATGCCGAGCCTGGAGGCGGCTAAGGTGGGGGACATTTTTATCACCGTCACGGGCGGGCTCAAGACCATCGGCAAGAAGCACATGGAGCGGATGCGCAGCGGCGCCATACTGGCCAACAGCGGCCATTTCAACGTCGAGATCGACATACCGTCGTTGGAAAGTATGGCGGCGTCCAAGCGAGAGGTACGGCCCTTTGTTAGAGAGTACAGCTTGAAGGATGAGCGCAAGCTGTACCTGCTGGGCGATGGGCGGCTGGTGAACCTGGCGGCGGCGGAGGGCCACCCGTCCAGCGTCATGGACATGAGCTTCGCCAACCAGGCGTTGAGCGTGGAATACCTATCGCAAAACAAGGCCGGGCTCAAGCCTCAGGTCTATCCCGTGCCCAAGGAGATGGATAACGAGGTTGGAAGGCTGAAGCTGCAATCCATGGGAATCGACATCGATACCCTTTCCCCGGAGCAGGCCAAGTACCTGCAAAGCTGGCAAGAAGGAACATAAAAAGGAGCATCTGATAAATGTCCACTACCTTCATGAATGCTAAGAAGTACCTGCTGACCTCCGAGTCGGTGACGGAGGGCCATCCGGACAAGCTGTGCGACCAGGTGTCCGACGCCGTGTTGGACGCCATCCTTCGCAACGACCCCACGGCTCGCGTCGCCTGCGAGACCTCTACCACCAACGGGCTGGTGGTGGTCATGGGGGAGGTCACCACCGACACATATGTTGACGTTCCTAGCATTGTGAGGGAGACACTGAAGAAGGCAGGGTACACTAAGCCGGAGTACGGCATCGATTTTAAAAGCTGCGGCGTCATGGTGGCGATACAGGAGCAGTCCAAGGACATCTCCACAGCCGTCAGCACGGCCCTGGAGGTGCGGACCAACAATAATGATGGGGTCGACCCCTTGGATCTCATCGGCGCGGGGGACCAGGGGATGATGGTGGGCTTCGCCTGCAACGAGACGCCGGAGATGATGCCCCTGCCCGTGGCGCTGTCGCACCGGCTGGTCAAAAGGCTGGCCCTGGTGCGAAAAGAGGGCGCGCTGCCCTACCTGTGGCCTGACGGCAAGTCGCAAGTGACGGTTGAATACCACAAGGGCGTCCCCAAGCGAGTCCACACGGTAGTTATCAGCGCCCAGCATTCGCCTGAGGTGCCGATGGAGCAGTTGAAAAAGGATATTATGGAGCAGGTCATCAAGCCGACCCTGCCCGCCAACCTGGTTGATAAAGACACCAAGTATTACATCAACCCCAGCGGGCGGTTCGTCATCGGCGGGCCGGCGGGGGACACGGGGCTGACGGGGCGCAAGATACTGGTGGACACCTACGGCGGCCTGGCCCGTCACGGCGGCGGCGCGTTTTCGGGGAAAGACCCCACGAAGGTGGACCGCTCCGGCGCCTACGCTGCGCGATATGTGGCCAAGAACATCGTCGCGGCGGGGCTGGCGGACCGGGCGGAGGTGCAGGTGTCGTATGCCATAGGCGTGGCGCATCCCATATCCATCAGCGTCGAGACCTTTGGCACCGAGAAGGTGTCGGTGGACAGGATACAGGAGCTGATACCGAAACACTTTGACCTGCGGCCTGCCGCCATTATCCGCGACCTGAACCTGCGGCGTCCCATCTATAGCGACCTGGCGGCTTACGGCCATTTCGGGCGTGTGGAATTGAACGTGCCGTGGGAAAAGACTGATAAGGCCAAGGCGCTTAAGGCGGCGGCGGAAGCGAAGTAACCAATAGAGTTAAAAATGAAAGCAAGGCTGGGCGATGATCCCAGCCTTGCTTTGTTCACCTGTGATGGCGCGAGTCCTAACCCATGACATCCCCGACCCCTCTCTGGCTCTCCCTCACGACGCTATTGGGATTTCGTGATTTGACAGCATCAAGGTGCTTACCTCGAGGAGGGGAAAAGTAATGGCAGGTGGCACTGATAAAGGGTTGTAGTGCTAGAGTTTCACCCTCATCCTGCGCCTTCCCCCATCAAGGGGGAAGGAATATTCTCGGTGGCTGACAGTCCTTGCAACCATAGCGGTCCTCGATTAGAACCAAGCGCTCAAAGGGGAGTGAAAGCCTATAAAGATGGGGTTGGGTGTAAACTCAACCTTGTTTTTTATCGGCGAAGAATACAAAATGAGACCATCGCTACGGAACCGGGGAGGCGTTATGCCGGCAGTCCACGACAGGGGCGGCGTGCCCTTCGACAAGCCTATCGAAAAGTCAGACCACCCGATACAGGACTGGGAGGTGCGCATCGACGGGCTTCGGGCAGTATTGGCGCGCAAGGGGCTGCTGAAGACCGACGAGATGCGCCGGGCTATAGAGGCTTTGCCGAGGGAGAAGTACGAGTCGATTGAGTATTACGCCAAGTGGGCGGAGGCGGTGGAGGCGATACTGGTGGAGAAGGGCTTGGTGTCCAAGGCGGATTTAGACCGGCGAATGAAGGGCCAGACGAGGTAATCGCATGGCCGCGCAAACTAGCACCAAGTTCAAGGCGGGCGACCGCGTCAGGGTGTCGTCGAGGGAACACAAAGGACACCACCGCACGCCATGGTACGTCAAGGGGAAGTCGGGGGTGGTGGTGAAGGCCCACGGCGCCTATACCAACCCCGAGAGTCTGGCCTACGGCGGCAGCGGTGAGCCCGCGGTGCAGTTGTATCTAGTCCAGTTTCGCCAGAAAGACCTGTGGACCTCCTACGGAGGTCCCGACAGCGATAACCTTTGCGTCGATATCTTTGAACACTGGCTGGAACCAGCCTGAGGAGAAAAGTCTATGGCAAGTAAACATCACGGCAATGATCATCATGGGCATGATCATGACGGGCACGGGCATGACCACGAATCGCCCAAAGCTCATCAGGGAATGAGCAAGGACCAGGAGTTGAGCTACTACGCCCTGCGCGTGAAGGCCCTGGAGTCGGCGCTGGTGGAGAAGGGGATTTGCACGCCCGACGAGGTCACCCGCGCGGTGGCCGAGATGGAGACGCGCACCCCCGCCGATGGCGCGCGGGTGGTGGCCAGGGCGTGGTTGTATCCCAAGTTTCGGCGTCGTTTGATGACTGACTCCAAGACGGCGATTAAAGAGATGGGCTACGACTTGGCCGGCGGGCTGCCGGACCTGGTGGTGGTGGAGAACACCGAGGAGACGCACCACGTCGTTGTCTGCACGCTGTGCTCCTGCTACCCTCGATGGCTTCTCGGCCGCCCGCCCGACTGGTATAAGAGCCTGGCGTACCGTTCTCGCGTGGTGGTGGACCCTCGCGGCGTGCTGAAAGAGTTCGGGCTGGAGCTGCCGCCGTCGATGCAGTTGAAGGTGCTGGACAGCACCGCCGAGGTCCGGTACATGGTTATCCCTAGGCGGCCTCGCGGCACCTACGCCATGGGCGAGGCCGAGCTGGCCAAGCTGGTTACTCGCGACAGCATGATAGGGGTGGCGGAGGCGCTGATGCCGGAGGGCGTGAAGGCGTAGTAGGGTGCAGGACAACGTTCCTTTAGTCAATAAGAGGGCCTCCCGATTATACGGGAGGCCAGAATATTCATGGTGGAGACGGCGGAGGGTTGAACTCCGCGTCCAAGAGAGACCCCAAGAGGATATGCTACAAGCTTATCCGGTGCTTTAAATCTCGCCCTTTCAGCCCCCCACCGGCGGGGTGCTGGGCAGGCCAGCCGGTAATCTTAGGCCCAGCCTACCGACGTTAGCTGGACAGCATCCCGGTCTATTGCGCCTTACCCCCAGCACCCAGGATTAGCCGGGGGAGACGTCGCTGCCTAATTAGGCAGCGAGAGCGAATTCTCTTTCGCCAGTTACTTTTTTGCCGCCTTTTAACGAGGTGAATGACGGCGCCTCGGCTTGCAATCCTTCAGGACCGTCCCCTGTCGAAGCCACTCGTCCCCAAAGTTTACATGTATATTATCGCTTATTTACGCACAGAAGTCTAGAGGTTACGGCTAGACTCGCTGCCTCACGGCCCGCTGGGCCTCCCGCTCCAGGGCGCGGTCTATGATGTCGCGGCGTTTGTCGTACTTCTTCTTGCCGCGGGCCAGGCCCAGCTCCACCTTGGCCCAGCCTCGCTTTACATAAAGTTTAATCGGCACCACGGCCAGCCCCTTTTGCTCCAGCTTGGCCCGTATCTCCTTGATCTGGTCGCGGCGCAGCAAAAGTTTTCGGGGGCGCTTGGGGTCCTGGTTATATCGTCCGCCGTGCTCGTAGGGGGCGATGTGCATGCCGTGGAGCCACAGTTCGCCCTGCTCCGACTTGGCGAAGCTGCCGCGCAGGTCGGCGCGGCCGGACCGGATGGACTTGATCTCGGTGCCGGTTAGCACCAGGCCGGCCTCGAAACGCTCTAGTATGTCGTAGTCGTGGAAGGCCTGGCGGTTAAAGGAGGCGCTACGACCCTCCGAGTCCATAGGAGTCCCCCTGCTGGATGCGTTCTCGCAAGACCTCTATGGCCCGCATGAGCTGCAAGTCCTCGTCGGAATCGCGCTTATTGTGGACCTCTATGTTGGGAGCGATGCCCTGGCCCTCGATAAGGCTGCCGCCAGGGGTGTACCAGTGGGCGACGGTGAAGTAGACGCCGGCACCACCGCTAAGGGGGTACTGAAGGTTGACGCTGCCCTTGCCGAAGGTCTTGGTCCCTACCAGCAGCGCGCGCTGGTGATCCCGCATAGCCCCAGCGAAGATCTCGCTGGCGCTGGCGCTGAACTCATTGACCAGCACGGTGATAATGTCATCGGTGGCCTGACCACCGCTGACGACCGGATGCTCCTCCCGCTGCCCTTGCCCGTCCACCTGGTAAAAGACCAGGCCGTCCTTCAAAAACTGGCTGGTAACATCAATGGCGGAGCTGACGTAGCCGCCAGGATTGTTGCGCAGGTCTATGAGCATACCCTTGGCGCCGACGGCTTCGGACTGCTCGAAGGCTTTAATCAGCTCATCCTTGGTGGTCTCGCCGAAGGTAGAGACACGGATATATAAGAGGTCGCCTTCAATGACCTCGTGTCTGACCGTGGGTGTGGCAATAACGTCGCGGACTATATCCAGGGCCACGGGGTCTGCATCTCCGCGATGCAGCACCAGGAGCCTGACCGGAGTGCCTTTGGCGCCGCGAATCTTGGTGACGACTTCGATGACGCTGAGGCCCTCGGTGCTGGAGCCGTCGACCTCCAGGATGACATCGCCGGAGCGGATGCCGGCTTTTTCGGCGGGCGAGCCCGGGAAGGCTGCGACGATAACTGTGCTGCCCTGGCGATTGGCGACCTCTGCGCCGATGCCCTCGAAGGAACCCCGGAACCTGCCTAGCCCCACCTCGAAGTCGTTTTTATCGAGATAGGTGGCATAGGGGTCGTCCAGGGCTTGGAGCATGCCGCGAATCGCGCCCTCGGCCAAGGCGGCGTTGTCGAGGGCTTCCCTGTCTACATGCTGCCTCTTGATGGCCGAGTAAGTCTCAAAGAAGGGCTTGAACTCCTCGGACATACCCCTGGGGACGTCCACGTCGGAGCCTGGGCGGAGATTGCAGCTCACCACCTCCACCGCAAGAAGAAGCAGGGCAATGGCGGCCACGGACCAGGGGAGGTATTTAGAAAGACGCAAGTTCAGGCTCCGAATTAGCTTGGAAATGAAGGCTTATTGTATCATACGCCTACGTTTGGACTGGGGTTTGCCGAGTGTGCCGACTTTACATAAATTTACAGCACCGCCAGGCGATGTTCCAGGCTAAGAGCTATGGGCCAAGAAGCCGCTTGCACACTGACGTATAAAGGAAAGTCGTCCACTGGCAAGGCGCTGCTGGAGTCGGACAGAATTATCTTTCGCGGCGACTCGCGGCTGAGCATACCCTTCGCCAAAATAACGGCGCTGGAAGCGCGGGATGGCCGGCTGAGAGTCGTCTCGTCCGGAGACGGCGAGGCGGTCTTCGAGCTGGGGGCGTATGCCGAGAAGTGGGAACGCAAGATAAAGAACCCGCCGAGCCTTTTGGATAAGCTTGGCGTCAAGCCAGGGATAACTGTGACGGCGCTGGGGATTAAAGACGAGGCGTTCCTTCGGGATTTGAGGTCGAGGGCAGCCAAGGTGGGCGAGAAAATAGGGCATGGCGACGCCGACGTTATTTTCATAGGGGTGGAGGATAGGGCAGGCTTGGAGGCCATCGAAAGGGCAAAGGTAGGATTAAAGCCCGCCGGAGGCCTATGGCTGGTCTATCCAAAGGGGCAACGTCAGATTACCGAGAACGATGTCCTCTCCGCCGGTCGCGCCGCCGGCCTGACGGACAACAAGGTGGCGAGTTTTTCGGCAACCCATACCGCCCTGAGGTTTGTGATACCAAGGGCCAGGAGGTAAGAGAGCTTGGAGAAACCTTCTTCGATAGTACGATGCTTCGGCGGGCCAGAGGACCCATTGATGATGCGCTACCACGATGAGGAGTGGGGCGTGCCAGTCCACGATGACAGGCTCTGGTTCGAATTCCTGGTGCTGGATGGCGCGCAGGCCGGGCTCTCTTGGCGGACCATTCTCCATAAACGGGAAGGTTACCGCCGCGCCTTTGCCG contains:
- a CDS encoding adenosylhomocysteinase — encoded protein: MVSKLKGDIKDPKLAAGGVDHIQWAGQDMPVLNLIRERFAKEKPLKGVRIAACLHVTSETANLALTLKAGGAQLALCASNPLSTQDDVAAALVKEYGIPTFAIKGEDDKTYYSHIRAALDNRPQITMDDGADLVATIHQERQELIEDVIGGTEETTTGVIRLRAMAKDGKLRYPIVAVNEADTKHLFDNRYGTGQSTLDGITRATNVLWAGRKVVVMGYGWCGRGVANRARGMGASVIVTEVDPVKALEAVMDGFTVMPSLEAAKVGDIFITVTGGLKTIGKKHMERMRSGAILANSGHFNVEIDIPSLESMAASKREVRPFVREYSLKDERKLYLLGDGRLVNLAAAEGHPSSVMDMSFANQALSVEYLSQNKAGLKPQVYPVPKEMDNEVGRLKLQSMGIDIDTLSPEQAKYLQSWQEGT
- a CDS encoding S41 family peptidase, whose translation is MRLSKYLPWSVAAIALLLLAVEVVSCNLRPGSDVDVPRGMSEEFKPFFETYSAIKRQHVDREALDNAALAEGAIRGMLQALDDPYATYLDKNDFEVGLGRFRGSFEGIGAEVANRQGSTVIVAAFPGSPAEKAGIRSGDVILEVDGSSTEGLSVIEVVTKIRGAKGTPVRLLVLHRGDADPVALDIVRDVIATPTVRHEVIEGDLLYIRVSTFGETTKDELIKAFEQSEAVGAKGMLIDLRNNPGGYVSSAIDVTSQFLKDGLVFYQVDGQGQREEHPVVSGGQATDDIITVLVNEFSASASEIFAGAMRDHQRALLVGTKTFGKGSVNLQYPLSGGAGVYFTVAHWYTPGGSLIEGQGIAPNIEVHNKRDSDEDLQLMRAIEVLRERIQQGDSYGLGGS
- a CDS encoding methionine adenosyltransferase, whose translation is MNAKKYLLTSESVTEGHPDKLCDQVSDAVLDAILRNDPTARVACETSTTNGLVVVMGEVTTDTYVDVPSIVRETLKKAGYTKPEYGIDFKSCGVMVAIQEQSKDISTAVSTALEVRTNNNDGVDPLDLIGAGDQGMMVGFACNETPEMMPLPVALSHRLVKRLALVRKEGALPYLWPDGKSQVTVEYHKGVPKRVHTVVISAQHSPEVPMEQLKKDIMEQVIKPTLPANLVDKDTKYYINPSGRFVIGGPAGDTGLTGRKILVDTYGGLARHGGGAFSGKDPTKVDRSGAYAARYVAKNIVAAGLADRAEVQVSYAIGVAHPISISVETFGTEKVSVDRIQELIPKHFDLRPAAIIRDLNLRRPIYSDLAAYGHFGRVELNVPWEKTDKAKALKAAAEAK
- a CDS encoding nitrile hydratase subunit beta, yielding MGLGVNSTLFFIGEEYKMRPSLRNRGGVMPAVHDRGGVPFDKPIEKSDHPIQDWEVRIDGLRAVLARKGLLKTDEMRRAIEALPREKYESIEYYAKWAEAVEAILVEKGLVSKADLDRRMKGQTR
- the mtnP gene encoding S-methyl-5'-thioadenosine phosphorylase codes for the protein MAQARIGIIGGSGLYKMEGLTGIQEIKIDTPFGKSSDSITLGTLEGERVAFLPRHGRGHRIMPTNLPVKANIYALKTLGVERIISVSAVGSLREELRPLDLVVPHQLIDRTYHRDSTFFDKDVVAHIAFSDPFCPTMSELLYKTASATGARAHAGGTMVVMEGPAFSTRAESNMYRQWGADIIGMTALPEAKLAREAEICYSTLACVTDYDCWREATEVVTVEMVVANLLKNGSVSQRVLKDLIPKIPRGRNCGCGEALKDAIITTREQIPDDFKKNMAPIIGKYVR
- a CDS encoding nitrile hydratase subunit beta — its product is MAAQTSTKFKAGDRVRVSSREHKGHHRTPWYVKGKSGVVVKAHGAYTNPESLAYGGSGEPAVQLYLVQFRQKDLWTSYGGPDSDNLCVDIFEHWLEPA
- a CDS encoding DUF3052 family protein, which encodes MGQEAACTLTYKGKSSTGKALLESDRIIFRGDSRLSIPFAKITALEARDGRLRVVSSGDGEAVFELGAYAEKWERKIKNPPSLLDKLGVKPGITVTALGIKDEAFLRDLRSRAAKVGEKIGHGDADVIFIGVEDRAGLEAIERAKVGLKPAGGLWLVYPKGQRQITENDVLSAGRAAGLTDNKVASFSATHTALRFVIPRARR
- a CDS encoding rhodanese-like domain-containing protein; translated protein: MPRQEPGEPYLRVDSGEAKAILDKEKGKAAVIDVRRHDEWVSGHVRGAVHIPIDDLPDRIDELPKNKKLLFICAAGVRSGLACEIAASMGLPQEILYNIEDGTPNWINNNLPTDYGQ
- the smpB gene encoding SsrA-binding protein SmpB; protein product: MDSEGRSASFNRQAFHDYDILERFEAGLVLTGTEIKSIRSGRADLRGSFAKSEQGELWLHGMHIAPYEHGGRYNQDPKRPRKLLLRRDQIKEIRAKLEQKGLAVVPIKLYVKRGWAKVELGLARGKKKYDKRRDIIDRALEREAQRAVRQRV
- a CDS encoding nitrile hydratase subunit alpha, which codes for MASKHHGNDHHGHDHDGHGHDHESPKAHQGMSKDQELSYYALRVKALESALVEKGICTPDEVTRAVAEMETRTPADGARVVARAWLYPKFRRRLMTDSKTAIKEMGYDLAGGLPDLVVVENTEETHHVVVCTLCSCYPRWLLGRPPDWYKSLAYRSRVVVDPRGVLKEFGLELPPSMQLKVLDSTAEVRYMVIPRRPRGTYAMGEAELAKLVTRDSMIGVAEALMPEGVKA
- a CDS encoding sugar kinase, translated to MSVLVVGSVGYDTVSTPVASGKDLLGGSATYFSLSASRFTEVSLVAVVGKDFREAHLKLLGDHKVDTSGLEVAEGKTFRWSGRYRHEDVNSRDTLDTQLNVFAGFKPKLRPEHRRKDYLFLANIDPVLQMEVLGQMERRPKLVGMDTMNFWIEGKRDALAKVIGSVDVVFMDEGEVRSYARESNLVKAARAIMGQGPKTVVAKRGEHGVLLVTKDSVFAAPAFPLDTVVDPTGAGDTFAGGFMGYLASTGNLSHRGFRRATVLGSVMGSFVVESLSADRLLSLDYDALQSRFRAFTALTSFEELKAGEGLPWRGRNGRFEKGTK